In Clostridium sporogenes, one genomic interval encodes:
- a CDS encoding aminotransferase class IV, translating into MECFNEFFIENEKIKERDSFEESFLKEGKSLYEVIRIIGGAPLFLKSHLERFYNSAKLEGLNLWLDEEEIKEKINRLIEINKVSIGNIKLVFNFNKGKNNNFLCYFLKHNYPEDIEYKRGVKTILYHGERENPNAKVINMDFRKIVGEKIKEEKAYEAILVDRNGYITEGSKSNIFMIKDGKVITAPIEKVLPGITRQNIIDVCKNLNLQVEEEKVHYKDIDKLDGLFISGTSPKVLPIKSVDEIEFKSSKNKLILSIMEGYNKAIEEDIKGYKSKE; encoded by the coding sequence ATGGAATGTTTTAACGAATTTTTTATAGAAAATGAGAAAATAAAAGAAAGAGATTCATTTGAGGAAAGTTTCCTTAAAGAGGGAAAATCTCTATATGAAGTTATAAGGATAATAGGTGGAGCACCTTTGTTTTTAAAAAGCCATTTAGAAAGATTTTATAACTCTGCAAAATTAGAAGGACTAAATTTATGGTTAGATGAAGAAGAAATAAAAGAAAAGATAAATAGACTTATAGAAATAAATAAAGTATCTATAGGCAATATAAAACTAGTATTTAATTTTAATAAGGGAAAGAATAATAACTTTTTATGCTATTTTTTAAAACATAATTATCCAGAGGACATAGAGTATAAAAGGGGAGTAAAAACTATACTTTATCATGGAGAGAGAGAGAATCCAAATGCAAAGGTTATAAATATGGATTTTAGAAAAATTGTAGGAGAAAAGATAAAGGAAGAGAAAGCTTATGAAGCAATACTAGTAGATAGAAATGGATACATAACAGAGGGTAGTAAATCTAATATATTTATGATAAAAGATGGTAAAGTAATAACAGCGCCTATAGAAAAGGTATTACCAGGAATAACAAGACAAAATATAATAGATGTATGTAAAAATCTAAATTTGCAGGTTGAAGAAGAAAAAGTACATTATAAAGATATAGACAAATTAGATGGGCTATTTATATCAGGTACATCACCAAAGGTCTTACCAATAAAATCTGTAGATGAAATAGAATTCAAATCTTCAAAGAATAAATTAATACTAAGTATTATGGAGGGTTATAATAAAGCAATAGAGGAAGATATAAAAGGTTATAAAAGTAAAGAATAA
- a CDS encoding PRD domain-containing protein gives MENYIVKKVLNNNVIIANWQEEDAILVGKGIGFNSKKGETLSKDKIEKVYIKTTSKMSENYNKVLDNIDNRIVGISEEIINFSEKALNTKLNEGVHISLPDHINFALRRIEKGINIENPFLEELGIIYPKEYEIAMKALNMINDRLKVNLPKDEAGFICLHIRAGITKQQVSESLAYTKKISRVMELISKLKGKPLDKNSLSYVRTLTHLNFMIERVKENKTIKNELLDSIKEEMKSEFGIAIKVAMLIEKLFEIKIPEDEIGYIALHLKRIGQY, from the coding sequence TTGGAGAACTATATAGTAAAAAAGGTTCTTAATAATAATGTAATAATAGCTAATTGGCAAGAAGAGGATGCAATACTAGTCGGTAAAGGTATAGGATTTAATTCTAAAAAGGGAGAAACTCTTTCTAAGGATAAAATAGAAAAAGTATATATAAAGACCACCTCAAAAATGTCAGAAAACTATAATAAAGTTTTAGATAATATAGATAATAGAATAGTAGGTATTTCCGAAGAAATAATAAATTTTTCAGAAAAGGCTTTAAATACAAAATTAAATGAAGGAGTTCATATTTCTTTGCCAGACCATATAAATTTTGCATTAAGAAGAATAGAAAAGGGGATAAATATAGAAAACCCTTTTTTAGAAGAACTAGGCATAATTTATCCAAAGGAATATGAAATAGCTATGAAGGCTCTTAATATGATAAATGATAGATTAAAGGTTAACCTTCCAAAGGATGAAGCAGGATTTATATGTCTTCATATAAGAGCAGGTATTACAAAGCAGCAGGTTTCAGAATCCCTAGCCTATACTAAAAAGATAAGCAGAGTAATGGAACTTATATCTAAATTAAAAGGAAAGCCTTTAGATAAAAATTCTCTTTCTTATGTAAGAACTTTGACTCATTTAAATTTTATGATAGAAAGAGTTAAAGAAAATAAAACTATAAAAAATGAGCTATTAGATAGTATAAAAGAAGAAATGAAAAGTGAGTTTGGTATTGCCATTAAAGTAGCCATGCTTATAGAAAAATTATTTGAAATAAAAATACCAGAGGACGAAATAGGATATATCGCATTACATTTAAAAAGGATAGGGCAATATTAA